The genomic stretch CACAAATTGAGCCTAGATCCCATAAAGCGGTGAATCTAATTGATTTATTCTACGATGGTTTCTATATCGTATTTTTATTGAAAAATGGCTATGTACCAGAAGACGCTGAAGCATTTCGGGAAAAAATCTTAGCCTTAATCAATCGTTTTGAGCAGCAAGCTAAAAAGTTGCAATTCTCTCTAGAAGATATTGAAGATGCCAAATATGCATACTGTGCATTACTGGATGAAACCGTAGTCACTCAAACGGATCCACGTCTTTTCAATTTACAGAACATATGGCTAATCAATCCTTTACAACTAAATTTATTTGGTTCGCAATTGGCAGGAGATCAATTCTTTGAGCATCTGGAACAATTACGCAGCAAAGGCAAAGACCGTTTAGCAAGCTTAGAAATCCTTTACTACTGTTTACTCTTGGGCTTTCAAGGAAAGTACCGAATTGGATCAGTTGAGCATTTAAAGCATTTGGTCACACGCGTAGGTGATGAAATTGAATACTTAAAAGGTAAAAAAAATGCTTTTGCCCCATATGCCGCTCTCCCCGATCAAATCAGGAATATCATTCATCATGAATTGCCATTTCTATGGATGTTGATTCTATTGTTGTTTTTTAGCTTACTGACTTTTGCAGGGCTGCGTTATATGTTGGCAAGTGATGAATATGCAGCGTTATTACCTTATAAAAATATTATTCAACCTGCCAGAGAGCAGGCAAACATTATCATCTATTTACCTTAAAAGATTCCGATTATGCCACAGCAAAAACCCAATTCAGTTCGCATACTACAGGCTAAATACAAGAACAAATCGCCTAAAAAAACCATGCTGCATCTGCTGATTGGTTTTATTGCAGGTGTCATCTTCTGCGTTGTGTTTATTTTTCTGACTGCAAATCGTTCACCAACATCAACAGCGCCCCCCCGATTGGATTACCCCTTAAATAGTCCTCCAAACACACCTTCAGGCAGTTCGAATCGTGCTGAGGAAGTTCAGACCAGTCATCAATATTTGAATCAACTTAATCAACAACCCAATGATGCGCATCCGTTTCAGACAATGCCTCACCCCACACCAGTCAATAACACTGAGCTCAGTCATTTATTCAAACATCCTTCCGCCACTGTAAAACCAGTTGAAGCCATCGAAATAAGCCCATTTCAGCAAATCCAACAGCAGCAAGCTAAAAATAAGACAGTACGCCCCAAACAAACTCAAACTCAAACTCAAACTCAAACTCAAAACAATTCAGCCAACCATCTCCGCGCAGAAACACCACAGAACAATCGAAAAGTTATTGAAAATACTGGGATTGCCACTGAAGTCAG from Acinetobacter pullicarnis encodes the following:
- the icmH gene encoding type IVB secretion system protein IcmH/DotU encodes the protein MNQSNNASSLLESDQQRLAAYPQIEPRSHKAVNLIDLFYDGFYIVFLLKNGYVPEDAEAFREKILALINRFEQQAKKLQFSLEDIEDAKYAYCALLDETVVTQTDPRLFNLQNIWLINPLQLNLFGSQLAGDQFFEHLEQLRSKGKDRLASLEILYYCLLLGFQGKYRIGSVEHLKHLVTRVGDEIEYLKGKKNAFAPYAALPDQIRNIIHHELPFLWMLILLLFFSLLTFAGLRYMLASDEYAALLPYKNIIQPAREQANIIIYLP